From Triticum aestivum cultivar Chinese Spring chromosome 4A, IWGSC CS RefSeq v2.1, whole genome shotgun sequence, a single genomic window includes:
- the LOC123082536 gene encoding B3 domain-containing protein Os01g0234100-like isoform X1, with protein MEGSLTMKDSAMDTVILLPWKDLQPAATSVSDPCARTDPAMTYDDIPVLSSLDNGSVTAADAGLQPMDEELPIVVNQNSAAINDSHDVESKVDYVPLRIVRPEITEGEGKKRPDIRFKPTARKTTTFKKKKGFPACFKVAKSDKDDTSVPTRKRGGPAGSKPAKRKMEQKMAPKPALVDDIHNSDLTGDTETKRKKGGPAGSKPAKRRMEQKMAQKPAIVDDIQHSDLTKVKLPGEYHSFTKRMLKSHVVQGFYLGLPGSFCTEHLPKENNTITLEDEHGESYDTNYLHDRKALSGGWGEFARKHSIRVGDDVVFRLDGTKKFKVHILRNGPPGLDTSKKNDMWSESKVPSYEAEGSEHGVNSKDHLEVTAGGNSSTSSVVATTLFAREEAVGIDEHDVRSPDPGLGDVENFQVILHGSITDLPDGLRRRYYELCCAQKAVLHRNLLETNHMLVEGVIMETSDIAECVMAPLHAAAATSSREVLLVWKKTLGALEGLGMDVAFLRRRVDDLLGIHAARASTVRVYSRCRWGL; from the exons ATGGAAGGATCTCTAACCATGAAGGATTCAGCCATGGACACGGTCATCCTACTCCCATGGAAGGATCTCCAACCAGCAGCTACCTCGGTCTCGGATCCATGCGCACGCACCGAC CCTGCCATGACCTATGATGATATCCCAGTACTCTCTTCCCTTGACAATGGCAGCGTCACTGCCGCTGATGCTGGTTTACAGCCCATG GATGAGGAGCTGCCTATTGTTGTTAATCAAAACTCTGCCGCAATTAATGATTCCCATGATGTAGAGAGCAAGGTCGATTACGTTCCTCTCAGA ATTGTAAGGCCAGAGATCACGGAGGGTGAGGGGAAAAAGCGTCCCGACATTCGTTTTAAACCCACGGctcgaaaaactaccactttcaaa AAAAAGAAAGGATTCCCGGCATGTTTCAAGGTTGCCAAGAGTGACAAGGATGATACTTCTGTGCCGACG AGGAAGAGAGGCGGGCCAGCGGGTTCCAAACCTGCTAAGAGAAAGATGGAGCAGAAAATGGCACCGAAACCAGCATTGGTTGACGACATTCATAACTCGGATTTGACAGGCGATACAGAGACAAAG AGGAAGAAAGGTGGGCCAGCGGGTTCCAAACCTGCTAAGAGAAGGATGGAGCAGAAAATGGCACAGAAACCGGCAATTGTTGACGACATTCAGCACTCCGATTTGACAAAGGTGAAATTGCCAGGAGAATATCACAGCTTCACCAAGCGTATGTTAAAATCTCATGTAGTTCAAGGCTTTTATCTG GGTCTCCCGGGTAGCTTTTGCACAGAGCATCTTCCAAAGGAGAATAATACAATCACATTAGAAGATGAGCATGGGGAGAGCTATGATACAAATTACCTACACGACAGGAAGGCGCTGAGCGGTGGGTGGGGAGAATTTGCGCGTAAGCATAGTATTAGGGTCGGCGACGATGTGGTCTTTCGACTCGACGGAACCAAAAAATTCAAG GTGCATATACTAAGAAATGGACCGCCAGGTTTGGACACATCCAAGAAGAATGACATGTGGAGTGAGTCGAAAGTTCCATCTT ACGAGGCAGAAGGTTCAGAACATGGTGTCAATTCTAAAGATCATCTAGAGGTTACCGCTGGAGGCAACAGCTCAACATCCAGCGTGGTGGCAACAACCTTATTTGCGAGGGAAGAAGCGGTAGGCATCGACGAACACGATGTGAGATCTCCAGATCCAGGTCTCGGCGATGTGGAGAACTTCCAAGTCATCCTCCATGGCTCGATCACCGACCTCCCGGACGGCCTGCGCAGGAGGTACTACGAGCTCTGCTGCGCCCAGAAGGCGGTCCTCCACAGGAACCTGCTCGAGACAAACCATATGCTGGTTGAAGGGGTGATCATGGAGACCAGCGACATCGCTGAGTGCGTCATGGCCCCCTtgcatgctgctgctgctacttcttctCGCGAGGTTCTCCTGGTGTGGAAGAAGACACTGGGGGCATTGGAGGGTTTGGGAATGGACGTGGCGTTCTTGCGCAGACGCGTCGACGACCTTCTCGGCATCCATGCTGCTCGGGCATCGACGGTTCGAGTTTACAGCCGCTGCCGGTGGGGACTCTAA
- the LOC543216 gene encoding ubiquitin-conjugating enzyme E2-23 kDa, which yields MSSPSKRREMDLMKLMMSDYKVDMINDGMHEFFVHFHGPKDSIYQGGVWKVRVELTEAYPYKSPSIGFTNKIYHPNVDEMSGSVCLDVINQTWSPMFDLVNIFEVFLPQLLLYPNPSDPLNGEAASLMMRDKNAYENKVKEYCERYAKPEDISPEEEEEESDEELSDAEGYDSGDEAIMGHADP from the exons atGTCTTCCCCAAGCAAGCGCAGGGAGATGGATCTCATGAAGCT GATGATGAGTGACTACAAGGTGGACATGATCAACGACGGGATGCACGAGTTCTTCGTCCACTTCCACGGACCCAAAGACA GTATTTACCAGGGTGGTGTGTGGAAGGTCAGGGTTGAACTCACCGAAGCTTACCCTTACAAATCCCCTTCCATTGGCTTCACCAACAAGATCTATCACCCCAATGTCGATGAGAT GTCTGGTTCTGTCTGCTTGGATGTGATCAATCAGACATGGAGCCCGATGTTTG ACCTTGTGAATATCTTTGAGGTGTTCCTGCCCCAGCTTCTCCTGTACCCGAACCCCTCGGACCCCTTGAACGGCGAGGCGGCTTCGCTCATGATGCGCGACAAGAATGCCTATGAAAATAAAGTCAAAG AATATTGTGAGAGATATGCCAAGCCTGAAGATATATccccagaggaggaagaggaggagagtgATGAGGAGCTGAGCGACGCCGAGGGCTACGACTCCGGCGACGAGGCCATCATGGGCCACGCAGACCCTTAA
- the LOC123087442 gene encoding 1-aminocyclopropane-1-carboxylate oxidase homolog 1: MASDHERLRALKAFDGTKAGVKGLVDAGVTTIPAIFHHPPDSLADAPHHHGHHQFAIPVIDLAGLAKPSGRASVVGAVRAAAETVGFFQVTNHDVPEPAMSEILAAVRRFNEEPAEAKAPYYSRDTERRARYQCNFDLFRSPTACWRDTLYMEMAPEPPPPEQIPPACRAIVPEYAGLVQRLGRTLFGLLSEAMGLRRGYLEEEAGCLEGLSVGCHYYPACPEPHRTLGNARHSDPSFLTVLLQDAVGGLQVLVDVDERRPAWVDVPAEACALVVNVGDYLQILSNDRFRSVEHRVVANTAGPRVSVACFFRADASTRVLAPIVAGGDGDGRARYRSTTVPEMLRHYGAKGLDGVSALQRVRI; the protein is encoded by the coding sequence ATGGCCTCCGACCATGAGCGCCTCCGCGCGCTCAAGGCCTTCGACGGCACCAAGGCCGGCGTCAAGGGCCTCGTCGACGCGGGCGTCACCACCATCCCTGCCATCTTCCACCACCCGCCGGACTCCCTGGCCGACGCGCCCCATCACCATGGTCACCACCAGTTCGCCATCCCGGTCATCGACCTCGCCGGCCTCGCGAAGCCGTCGGGGCGGGCCTCGGTGGTCGGCGCGGTAAGGGCGGCCGCGGAGACCGTGGGCTTCTTCCAGGTGACGAACCACGACGTGCCGGAGCCGGCCATGTCCGAGATCCTCGCGGCGGTCCGGCGCTTCAACGAGGAGCCGGCGGAGGCCAAGGCGCCGTACTACAGCCGGGACACCGAGCGGCGCGCTAGGTACCAGTGCAACTTCGACCTGTTTCGGTCGCCGACGGCCTGCTGGCGCGACACGCTCTACATGGAGATggccccggagccgccgccgcccgagcagaTCCCGCCGGCGTGCCGGGCCATCGTGCCGGAGTACGCtgggctggtgcagcggctgggGCGGACCCTCTTCGGGCTGCTGTCGGAGGCGATGGGCCTCCGGCGCGGGTACCTGGAGGAGGAGGCCGGGTGCCTGGAGGGGCTGAGCGTGGGCTGCCACTACTACCCGGCGTGCCCGGAGCCGCACCGGACGCTGGGCAACGCGAGGCACTCCGACCCCAGCTTCCTCACCGTGCTCCTCCAGGACGCCGTCGGCGGACTCCAGGTGCTGGTGGACGTCGACGAGCGGCGGCCGGCGTGGGTGGACGTGCCGGCGGAGGCGTGTGCGCTGGTGGTGAACGTCGGTGACTACCTGCAGATCCTGTCCAACGACCGGTTCAGGAGCGTGGAGCACCGCGTGGTGGCCAACACCGCCGGTCCCCGGGTCTCCGTCGCATGCTTCTTCCGCGCCGACGCCTCGACGAGGGTGCTCGCTCCGATCGTCGCCGGCGGTGATGGCGACGGCCGCGCGAGGTACAGGAGCACGACGGTGCCGGAGATGCTCCGGCACTACGGCGCCAAGGGCCTGGACGGCGTCTCTGCGCTCCAGCGCGTCAGGATCTGA
- the LOC123082536 gene encoding B3 domain-containing protein Os01g0234100-like isoform X2, translated as MEGSLTMKDSAMDTVILLPWKDLQPAATSVSDPCARTDPAMTYDDIPVLSSLDNGSVTAADAGLQPMDEELPIVVNQNSAAINDSHDVESKVDYVPLRIVRPEITEGEGKKRPDIRFKPTARKTTTFKKKKGFPACFKVAKSDKDDTSVPTRKRGGPAGSKPAKRKMEQKMAPKPALVDDIHNSDLTGDTETKRKKGGPAGSKPAKRRMEQKMAQKPAIVDDIQHSDLTKVKLPGEYHSFTKRMLKSHVVQGFYLGLPGSFCTEHLPKENNTITLEDEHGESYDTNYLHDRKALSGGWGEFARKHSIRVGDDVVFRLDGTKKFKVHILRNGPPGLDTSKKNDMWNEAEGSEHGVNSKDHLEVTAGGNSSTSSVVATTLFAREEAVGIDEHDVRSPDPGLGDVENFQVILHGSITDLPDGLRRRYYELCCAQKAVLHRNLLETNHMLVEGVIMETSDIAECVMAPLHAAAATSSREVLLVWKKTLGALEGLGMDVAFLRRRVDDLLGIHAARASTVRVYSRCRWGL; from the exons ATGGAAGGATCTCTAACCATGAAGGATTCAGCCATGGACACGGTCATCCTACTCCCATGGAAGGATCTCCAACCAGCAGCTACCTCGGTCTCGGATCCATGCGCACGCACCGAC CCTGCCATGACCTATGATGATATCCCAGTACTCTCTTCCCTTGACAATGGCAGCGTCACTGCCGCTGATGCTGGTTTACAGCCCATG GATGAGGAGCTGCCTATTGTTGTTAATCAAAACTCTGCCGCAATTAATGATTCCCATGATGTAGAGAGCAAGGTCGATTACGTTCCTCTCAGA ATTGTAAGGCCAGAGATCACGGAGGGTGAGGGGAAAAAGCGTCCCGACATTCGTTTTAAACCCACGGctcgaaaaactaccactttcaaa AAAAAGAAAGGATTCCCGGCATGTTTCAAGGTTGCCAAGAGTGACAAGGATGATACTTCTGTGCCGACG AGGAAGAGAGGCGGGCCAGCGGGTTCCAAACCTGCTAAGAGAAAGATGGAGCAGAAAATGGCACCGAAACCAGCATTGGTTGACGACATTCATAACTCGGATTTGACAGGCGATACAGAGACAAAG AGGAAGAAAGGTGGGCCAGCGGGTTCCAAACCTGCTAAGAGAAGGATGGAGCAGAAAATGGCACAGAAACCGGCAATTGTTGACGACATTCAGCACTCCGATTTGACAAAGGTGAAATTGCCAGGAGAATATCACAGCTTCACCAAGCGTATGTTAAAATCTCATGTAGTTCAAGGCTTTTATCTG GGTCTCCCGGGTAGCTTTTGCACAGAGCATCTTCCAAAGGAGAATAATACAATCACATTAGAAGATGAGCATGGGGAGAGCTATGATACAAATTACCTACACGACAGGAAGGCGCTGAGCGGTGGGTGGGGAGAATTTGCGCGTAAGCATAGTATTAGGGTCGGCGACGATGTGGTCTTTCGACTCGACGGAACCAAAAAATTCAAG GTGCATATACTAAGAAATGGACCGCCAGGTTTGGACACATCCAAGAAGAATGACATGTGGA ACGAGGCAGAAGGTTCAGAACATGGTGTCAATTCTAAAGATCATCTAGAGGTTACCGCTGGAGGCAACAGCTCAACATCCAGCGTGGTGGCAACAACCTTATTTGCGAGGGAAGAAGCGGTAGGCATCGACGAACACGATGTGAGATCTCCAGATCCAGGTCTCGGCGATGTGGAGAACTTCCAAGTCATCCTCCATGGCTCGATCACCGACCTCCCGGACGGCCTGCGCAGGAGGTACTACGAGCTCTGCTGCGCCCAGAAGGCGGTCCTCCACAGGAACCTGCTCGAGACAAACCATATGCTGGTTGAAGGGGTGATCATGGAGACCAGCGACATCGCTGAGTGCGTCATGGCCCCCTtgcatgctgctgctgctacttcttctCGCGAGGTTCTCCTGGTGTGGAAGAAGACACTGGGGGCATTGGAGGGTTTGGGAATGGACGTGGCGTTCTTGCGCAGACGCGTCGACGACCTTCTCGGCATCCATGCTGCTCGGGCATCGACGGTTCGAGTTTACAGCCGCTGCCGGTGGGGACTCTAA
- the LOC123082536 gene encoding B3 domain-containing protein Os01g0234100-like isoform X3: protein MEGSLTMKDSAMDTVILLPWKDLQPAATSVSDPCARTDPAMTYDDIPVLSSLDNGSVTAADAGLQPMDEELPIVVNQNSAAINDSHDVESKVDYVPLRIVRPEITEGEGKKRPDIRFKPTARKTTTFKKKKGFPACFKVAKSDKDDTSVPTRKKGGPAGSKPAKRRMEQKMAQKPAIVDDIQHSDLTKVKLPGEYHSFTKRMLKSHVVQGFYLGLPGSFCTEHLPKENNTITLEDEHGESYDTNYLHDRKALSGGWGEFARKHSIRVGDDVVFRLDGTKKFKVHILRNGPPGLDTSKKNDMWSESKVPSYEAEGSEHGVNSKDHLEVTAGGNSSTSSVVATTLFAREEAVGIDEHDVRSPDPGLGDVENFQVILHGSITDLPDGLRRRYYELCCAQKAVLHRNLLETNHMLVEGVIMETSDIAECVMAPLHAAAATSSREVLLVWKKTLGALEGLGMDVAFLRRRVDDLLGIHAARASTVRVYSRCRWGL, encoded by the exons ATGGAAGGATCTCTAACCATGAAGGATTCAGCCATGGACACGGTCATCCTACTCCCATGGAAGGATCTCCAACCAGCAGCTACCTCGGTCTCGGATCCATGCGCACGCACCGAC CCTGCCATGACCTATGATGATATCCCAGTACTCTCTTCCCTTGACAATGGCAGCGTCACTGCCGCTGATGCTGGTTTACAGCCCATG GATGAGGAGCTGCCTATTGTTGTTAATCAAAACTCTGCCGCAATTAATGATTCCCATGATGTAGAGAGCAAGGTCGATTACGTTCCTCTCAGA ATTGTAAGGCCAGAGATCACGGAGGGTGAGGGGAAAAAGCGTCCCGACATTCGTTTTAAACCCACGGctcgaaaaactaccactttcaaa AAAAAGAAAGGATTCCCGGCATGTTTCAAGGTTGCCAAGAGTGACAAGGATGATACTTCTGTGCCGACG AGGAAGAAAGGTGGGCCAGCGGGTTCCAAACCTGCTAAGAGAAGGATGGAGCAGAAAATGGCACAGAAACCGGCAATTGTTGACGACATTCAGCACTCCGATTTGACAAAGGTGAAATTGCCAGGAGAATATCACAGCTTCACCAAGCGTATGTTAAAATCTCATGTAGTTCAAGGCTTTTATCTG GGTCTCCCGGGTAGCTTTTGCACAGAGCATCTTCCAAAGGAGAATAATACAATCACATTAGAAGATGAGCATGGGGAGAGCTATGATACAAATTACCTACACGACAGGAAGGCGCTGAGCGGTGGGTGGGGAGAATTTGCGCGTAAGCATAGTATTAGGGTCGGCGACGATGTGGTCTTTCGACTCGACGGAACCAAAAAATTCAAG GTGCATATACTAAGAAATGGACCGCCAGGTTTGGACACATCCAAGAAGAATGACATGTGGAGTGAGTCGAAAGTTCCATCTT ACGAGGCAGAAGGTTCAGAACATGGTGTCAATTCTAAAGATCATCTAGAGGTTACCGCTGGAGGCAACAGCTCAACATCCAGCGTGGTGGCAACAACCTTATTTGCGAGGGAAGAAGCGGTAGGCATCGACGAACACGATGTGAGATCTCCAGATCCAGGTCTCGGCGATGTGGAGAACTTCCAAGTCATCCTCCATGGCTCGATCACCGACCTCCCGGACGGCCTGCGCAGGAGGTACTACGAGCTCTGCTGCGCCCAGAAGGCGGTCCTCCACAGGAACCTGCTCGAGACAAACCATATGCTGGTTGAAGGGGTGATCATGGAGACCAGCGACATCGCTGAGTGCGTCATGGCCCCCTtgcatgctgctgctgctacttcttctCGCGAGGTTCTCCTGGTGTGGAAGAAGACACTGGGGGCATTGGAGGGTTTGGGAATGGACGTGGCGTTCTTGCGCAGACGCGTCGACGACCTTCTCGGCATCCATGCTGCTCGGGCATCGACGGTTCGAGTTTACAGCCGCTGCCGGTGGGGACTCTAA